A window of the Capricornis sumatraensis isolate serow.1 chromosome 9, serow.2, whole genome shotgun sequence genome harbors these coding sequences:
- the LOC138085128 gene encoding olfactory receptor 7A17-like: protein MVPGNDTQNSGFLLQGLSVEPELQPFIFGMFLSMYLITLFGNLLIILAVSLDSDLHTPMYFFISNLSFVDICFTTTTILKMLINIQIQSRVISYGGCITQMYFYILFAALDDFLLTVMAYDRFLAICRPLHYTVIMNPWLCGLLVLVCWITSALLSLLESLLVLQLSFCTDLEIPHFFCEIKQVVLLACCDTLLNDMIMYFTAVLLGGGPLAGILYSYSKIVFSVRGISSPQGKYKAFSTCVSHLLVVFLYYCSSLGVYLSSAATHSSHSSATASVMYTVVTPMLNPFIYSLRNKDIKRALKRFIQMVVEKRKIVLSLKTCP, encoded by the coding sequence ATGGTGCCAGGAAATGATACACAAAATTCAGGATTTCTTCTTCAGGGTTTATCAGTGGAACCAGAACTGCAACCATTCATATTTGGAATGTTCCTCTCCATGTATCTAATCACTTTGTTTGGAAATCTGCTCATCATCCTGGCTGTCAGTTTAGACTCCGATCTTCACACTCCCATGTACTTCTTCATCTCCAACTTGTCCTTTGTTGACATCTGTTTCACTACCACAACCATCCTAAAGATGTTAATAAATATACAGATCCAGAGCAGAGTTATATCCTATGGAGGGTGCATCACCCAGATGTATTTTTACATACTGTTTGCAGCACTGGATGATTTTCTTTTGactgtgatggcctatgaccgcttctTGGCCATCTGCCGCCCCCTGCACTACACCGTCATCATGAACCCCTGGCTCTGTGGACTGCTGGTGCTGGTGTGCTGGATCACTAGTGCCCTGCTCTCCTTGTTAGAAAGCTTACTGGTCTTACAGCTGTCCTTCTGTACAGATTTGGAAATCCCCCACTTTTTCTGTGAAATCAAACAGGTTGTACTACTTGCCTGTTGTGACACTCTCCTTAATGACATGATTATGTATTTTACAGCAGTGCTGTTGGGTGGTGGCCCCCTGGCTGGTATTCTTTACTCTTACTCTAAGATAGTGTTCTCCGTACGTGGAATCTCATCACCTCAGGGGAAATATAAAGCATTCTCCACCTGTGTGTCTCACCTGTTAGTTGTCTTCCTATATTATTGTTCAAGCCTAGGAGTGTACCTTAGCTCTGCTGCTACCCACAGCTCACACTCAAGTGCAACAGCCTCGGTGATGTACACTGTGGTCacacccatgctgaaccccttcaTCTACAGTCTGAGAAATAAGGACATAAAGAGGGCTCTGAAACGATTCATTCAGATGGTAGTTGAGAAAAGGAAAATCGTTCTGAGTCTGAAGACATGTCCTTGA